Proteins encoded in a region of the Photobacterium profundum SS9 genome:
- the narQ gene encoding nitrate/nitrite two-component system sensor histidine kinase NarQ has translation MQNRPLKPVTSTIARAMLVILLLSVATTSFALLTLASSLNDAEAINVSGSLRMQSYRLAYDINTNSPELTHHLDQFEQSLFSPSMAALEHWTVPTNIKKHYYGLIGRWENLHPLMHTPQQDQYLQEVAEFVHLIDRFVFELQEFSVIKLQVLSVAGGIGLSLILIVALFTIHFTQRKIVSPLNQLVAASGKVQSGHFDIKIDIKSDNEIGILADNFSKMSSELGKLYRGLEQKVDEKTRRLRQANESLQVLYNCSQELSVSRLTSQNFSTMLETLVAIEGLTAAKLIIDETKVGNTEIVVGTEIDQRWHYQDLNIDGKNLGQLCWQYTLPCPDQTLIDNISNILARGIYYNRAQKQSEQLLLLEERATIARELHDSLAQSLSYLKIQMTLLKRQLKEKDNGCDNTNNIVTDIDSGLSGAYTQLRELLSTFRLTIKEADFGEALVEMLEPLDNQTDAMLVIDNHLSSLSLDAHHQIHVLQVIREAVLNAIKHAQADEIIVTCSQKDEQVDIKISDDGLGFDPKNEKLNHYGLAIMAERASRLHGNIKITTMLGDGCEVNLTFSLEI, from the coding sequence GTGCAAAACCGGCCACTCAAACCAGTTACATCCACGATTGCCCGTGCGATGCTGGTTATACTGCTATTATCCGTCGCGACGACCAGCTTTGCGCTTTTAACATTAGCCTCGAGTTTAAACGATGCAGAAGCCATTAATGTTTCTGGTTCGTTACGTATGCAGAGCTACCGATTAGCTTATGATATCAATACAAACTCTCCCGAATTAACTCACCATCTAGACCAGTTTGAACAATCACTCTTTTCTCCCTCTATGGCAGCACTAGAACATTGGACCGTTCCGACTAATATCAAAAAGCATTACTACGGATTGATCGGTCGTTGGGAAAATTTACACCCTTTAATGCATACCCCTCAACAGGATCAATACCTGCAAGAAGTGGCTGAGTTTGTTCACCTCATTGATCGCTTTGTTTTTGAGTTGCAAGAGTTCTCGGTGATCAAGCTACAGGTGTTATCTGTAGCAGGAGGGATCGGCTTAAGCCTTATCTTAATAGTGGCGCTATTTACCATTCACTTTACGCAGCGAAAAATTGTATCGCCGTTAAACCAATTAGTTGCCGCCAGTGGAAAAGTGCAAAGCGGTCATTTTGATATAAAGATTGATATTAAAAGTGATAACGAAATTGGTATTTTAGCCGACAACTTCAGTAAGATGTCGTCTGAACTGGGTAAGCTGTACCGTGGTTTGGAACAGAAAGTCGATGAAAAAACCCGTCGATTACGCCAGGCTAACGAATCATTGCAGGTGCTCTATAACTGCTCACAAGAGTTATCGGTTAGTCGGCTGACCTCGCAAAACTTTTCAACTATGCTTGAAACATTGGTTGCGATAGAAGGGCTTACGGCTGCTAAATTAATAATAGATGAAACCAAGGTTGGCAATACTGAGATCGTGGTCGGAACAGAAATAGACCAACGTTGGCATTATCAAGATCTCAACATTGATGGGAAAAATTTAGGGCAATTATGCTGGCAATATACACTACCTTGTCCAGATCAAACCCTTATAGACAATATTTCAAACATTTTGGCTCGAGGAATTTATTATAACCGCGCGCAAAAGCAAAGTGAGCAATTACTACTGTTAGAAGAGCGTGCAACAATTGCACGAGAATTGCATGATTCATTAGCTCAATCATTGTCATACCTTAAGATTCAAATGACGCTATTGAAACGTCAGTTAAAAGAAAAAGATAATGGCTGTGATAATACCAATAACATTGTGACAGATATAGATAGCGGCTTATCCGGTGCTTATACTCAATTACGTGAATTATTGAGCACGTTCCGCTTAACCATTAAAGAGGCGGATTTTGGTGAAGCGTTAGTCGAAATGCTAGAACCACTCGATAATCAAACCGATGCCATGCTGGTTATTGATAACCATTTGTCATCGTTGAGCCTAGATGCACATCATCAAATACATGTTCTTCAAGTCATTCGAGAAGCGGTGTTGAATGCGATAAAACATGCTCAAGCTGACGAGATAATTGTCACTTGTAGTCAAAAAGATGAACAGGTTGATATCAAAATTTCCGATGATGGATTAGGCTTCGACCCTAAAAATGAAAAACTGAACCATTACGGCTTAGCCATAATGGCTGAAAGGGCTTCTCGCTTACATGGCAATATTAAGATTACAACAATGCTAGGCGATGGTTGTGAAGTTAACTTAACCTTCTCGCTTGAAATTTGA
- a CDS encoding DUF2919 domain-containing protein, protein MLYPIDAYDKHGTLKPSKMLWLALTFSAKAWFVFVMAGASREQGAQILTIFYPYRDSLYIGMAMGLPAILLMWLSGQRYKNKKIMNILWQHGKKLLLAAYLTDCLLQLYHLSLTHGAFSWTRAIIMLLTLWFSVYLIRSTRVQNTFADKPVER, encoded by the coding sequence TTGCTTTATCCAATAGATGCTTATGACAAGCACGGTACATTGAAGCCATCGAAAATGTTATGGCTGGCACTGACGTTTAGTGCCAAAGCATGGTTTGTTTTTGTGATGGCTGGTGCCAGTCGCGAGCAAGGTGCACAAATATTGACAATATTCTATCCATATAGAGATAGTTTATATATCGGAATGGCAATGGGTTTACCCGCAATATTATTGATGTGGTTATCGGGTCAGCGATATAAAAATAAAAAAATAATGAATATATTATGGCAGCATGGCAAAAAATTATTACTAGCTGCCTATTTAACTGATTGTTTATTGCAACTGTATCACTTGTCGCTCACACATGGTGCATTCAGCTGGACGAGGGCAATTATCATGTTATTAACGCTATGGTTTAGCGTATACCTGATAAGAAGCACAAGAGTTCAGAATACATTTGCAGATAAGCCTGTAGAGAGGTAA
- a CDS encoding TIGR02808 family protein, whose protein sequence is MSTLESVIWHVLGYAAMPVIIFSGFAVVAVVSILLLSLGKDKNV, encoded by the coding sequence ATGAGTACATTAGAATCAGTGATTTGGCATGTATTAGGTTATGCCGCAATGCCCGTTATTATCTTTTCTGGCTTTGCTGTTGTAGCTGTCGTTTCAATTTTGCTTTTATCGTTAGGTAAAGACAAAAACGTATAA
- a CDS encoding chaperone NapD, giving the protein MAQEEVHISSLVVHVKPEYLEEVKAQILEMPNTEIPGESPEGKIIVVLETANQGYVTDTIDKINNLEHVLITFLVYHQIEHFDSQSEDDS; this is encoded by the coding sequence ATGGCGCAAGAAGAAGTACATATATCAAGCCTAGTTGTTCATGTAAAACCTGAATATTTAGAAGAAGTAAAAGCTCAGATACTTGAAATGCCAAATACTGAAATACCTGGCGAAAGCCCTGAGGGAAAGATTATTGTAGTATTGGAAACAGCAAATCAAGGATATGTTACTGATACTATAGATAAAATAAATAATTTAGAACATGTGTTAATAACTTTTTTAGTGTATCACCAAATTGAACACTTTGATTCGCAATCTGAGGATGATTCATGA
- the napF gene encoding ferredoxin-type protein NapF, with protein sequence MFDRSRRNLLSRRRTPALPRMPWVVDEDTFVDSCTRCNKCVNACETQIIVKGDGGFPIIDFNRGECTFCTRCAEACPESLFRPTTEQPWGLKAQITPSCFAHNKIECRSCGDMCEVQAIRFKLQAGGVALPELDTDACNGCGACLSVCPASAISMTTKN encoded by the coding sequence ATGTTCGATCGTTCCCGCCGAAATTTACTTTCTCGGCGTCGTACTCCAGCATTACCGCGAATGCCATGGGTTGTTGATGAAGATACATTTGTAGACAGCTGTACCCGCTGCAACAAGTGTGTAAATGCGTGTGAAACACAGATTATTGTAAAAGGCGATGGTGGTTTTCCCATTATCGACTTTAATCGTGGTGAGTGTACGTTTTGTACACGATGTGCTGAAGCATGTCCTGAAAGCTTGTTCCGCCCTACAACGGAGCAGCCTTGGGGTTTAAAGGCACAGATTACTCCCAGCTGTTTTGCTCATAACAAAATAGAGTGTAGGAGCTGCGGTGATATGTGTGAAGTACAAGCGATTCGTTTCAAGTTACAAGCTGGTGGTGTGGCATTACCAGAATTGGATACGGACGCTTGTAATGGCTGTGGTGCTTGCTTATCAGTTTGCCCTGCATCCGCCATCAGTATGACCACGAAAAATTAG
- a CDS encoding DUF2956 domain-containing protein, which yields MNIQKTSNAPSAETQAEAMQIAKATQKPGQTKEQTRVVAQGIQKGIELYKKQQKVKSRERDKLRKKDLKEKQQPVEPSETPPEQIVEHKQHWLPWGLLIASWVGFAAYIALYP from the coding sequence ATGAATATTCAAAAAACAAGTAACGCTCCATCAGCAGAAACGCAAGCCGAAGCAATGCAAATAGCTAAAGCAACTCAAAAACCCGGCCAAACTAAAGAGCAAACACGTGTAGTGGCACAAGGGATCCAAAAAGGGATTGAGTTATACAAAAAGCAGCAAAAAGTAAAATCGCGTGAGCGTGACAAGCTCAGAAAAAAAGACCTTAAAGAAAAACAACAACCAGTAGAACCGTCTGAAACGCCTCCAGAGCAGATTGTTGAACACAAGCAGCATTGGTTACCTTGGGGATTGCTTATTGCATCATGGGTAGGTTTTGCTGCGTATATTGCACTATACCCATGA
- a CDS encoding DUF1499 domain-containing protein has protein sequence MTPRLLLLTIIITMTGCSNADGVNTTVADRSLQMCGDKPNCVSTRDKREDFQLTEFILNETGLSHWADIEQLALSLSGASLAKKAPNYLHIECRSAFFGFVDDFELRLQGNEIIVRSESRTGYSDFGVNRDRAEAFRTLLLNNHYLASE, from the coding sequence ATGACCCCACGTTTATTACTACTCACAATAATTATTACCATGACTGGCTGTTCAAATGCTGACGGTGTAAATACCACTGTTGCCGACCGATCACTACAAATGTGTGGTGACAAACCCAACTGTGTATCAACACGTGATAAACGTGAAGACTTTCAACTGACTGAATTCATACTCAATGAAACTGGTCTCTCCCATTGGGCAGATATAGAGCAGCTCGCTCTTTCTTTATCTGGTGCGAGTCTTGCTAAAAAAGCGCCTAATTACCTTCATATTGAATGCCGTAGCGCTTTCTTTGGTTTTGTGGATGATTTTGAATTGCGCCTTCAAGGCAATGAAATCATTGTTCGATCTGAATCGCGAACAGGTTATTCTGATTTTGGTGTAAACCGAGATCGAGCAGAAGCATTCCGCACTTTATTATTGAACAACCACTACCTCGCATCAGAGTAA
- a CDS encoding ArsC family reductase, with protein sequence MNTIAYGIKNCDTIKKMKKWLEAESIDYTFHDYRVDGLDQAMLEKFESQLGWEAMVNKRGTTFRQLTDEQKANLNQETAICLMLESPAMIKRPLLVHNDSYHLGFKPAQYQEIFQQPLSK encoded by the coding sequence ATGAACACAATCGCCTACGGCATTAAAAACTGCGACACCATTAAGAAAATGAAAAAATGGCTAGAAGCAGAAAGTATTGATTACACTTTCCATGACTACCGAGTTGATGGTCTAGATCAAGCAATGTTAGAAAAATTTGAATCTCAATTAGGTTGGGAAGCCATGGTCAATAAACGTGGCACGACTTTCCGCCAGTTAACTGACGAACAAAAAGCCAACCTAAACCAAGAAACAGCGATTTGCTTAATGTTGGAATCACCAGCAATGATCAAACGCCCGTTACTTGTTCATAACGATAGCTATCACCTCGGTTTCAAACCAGCGCAATATCAAGAAATTTTCCAGCAACCACTCTCTAAGTAA
- the napA gene encoding periplasmic nitrate reductase subunit alpha, which produces MKMTRRAFVKANAAASAAAVAGITLPASAANLIVSSDETKIKWDKAPCRFCGTGCSVLVGTQNGRVVATQGDPEAPVNKGLNCIKGYFLSKIMYGKDRLQTPMLRMKNGEYNKEGDFAPVSWDQAFDVMAEKFKKALKEKGPTSVGMFGSGQWTVMEGYAASKMMKAGFRSNNIDPNARHCMASAVGGFMRTFGIDEPMGCYDDFEHADSFVLWGSNMAEMHPVLWTRITDRRLSHPHVKVNVLSTYYHRSFELADNGMIFEPQTDLAIANFIANYIIQNDAVNWDFVTKHTHFKRAETDIGYGLRDDNPLQMKAKHPNSGALHPMDFEQYKASVAEYTVEKASQMSGVSEEKLIEMAKQYADPKVKVMSLWTMGMNQHTRGVWMNSLVYNIHLLTGKISQPGNSPFSLTGQPSACGTAREVGTFSHRLPADMVVANPKHRAIAEKIWKLPDGTIPAKPGYHAVQQDRMLKDGKLNAYWVMCNNNMQAGPNINEERLPGYRNPENFIVCSDPYPTVTAQASDLILPTAMWVEKEGAYGNAERRTQAWYQQVKSQGDSKSDLWQLMEFSKRFKIEEVWGEDLLAQMPEYRGKTMYEVLFRNGQVDKFPLSEAQELNDDAKAQGFYLQKGLFEEYAAFGRGHGHDLAPYDVYHQVRGLRWPVVDGKETLWRFVEGSDPYVPEGEGFRFYGKPDGKANIIFAPFEPAPEEPDQEYDMWLCTGRVLEHWHTGTMTRRVPELYKAVPDALCFIHPDDAQKRGLRRGDEVLLESRRGEVRCRVETRGRNRPPVGLVFVPFFDARVLVNKLILDATDPLSKQTDYKKCPIKITKV; this is translated from the coding sequence ATGAAAATGACAAGACGTGCGTTTGTGAAAGCAAACGCGGCAGCATCAGCAGCAGCTGTTGCGGGCATTACCCTGCCAGCGTCAGCGGCTAACTTAATTGTTAGCTCTGATGAAACAAAAATTAAGTGGGACAAGGCGCCTTGTCGTTTTTGTGGTACCGGTTGTTCAGTACTCGTTGGTACACAGAATGGTCGTGTAGTAGCAACACAGGGCGATCCTGAAGCACCAGTAAATAAAGGCCTTAACTGTATTAAGGGTTATTTCCTTTCTAAGATCATGTACGGCAAAGATCGTCTTCAAACGCCAATGTTGCGTATGAAAAATGGCGAATATAATAAAGAAGGTGATTTTGCACCTGTTTCTTGGGACCAAGCATTCGATGTGATGGCCGAGAAATTCAAAAAAGCATTGAAAGAAAAGGGCCCAACAAGTGTTGGTATGTTCGGTTCTGGTCAGTGGACTGTTATGGAAGGCTACGCAGCATCAAAAATGATGAAGGCAGGTTTCCGTTCAAACAACATCGATCCTAACGCGCGTCACTGCATGGCTTCGGCTGTAGGTGGATTTATGCGTACTTTTGGTATTGATGAGCCTATGGGTTGTTATGATGACTTCGAGCACGCAGATTCATTCGTGCTGTGGGGATCTAACATGGCAGAAATGCACCCAGTATTGTGGACACGTATTACTGACCGTCGTTTAAGTCACCCTCATGTTAAAGTAAACGTGTTATCAACGTATTATCACCGTTCGTTTGAACTGGCTGATAACGGTATGATTTTTGAACCTCAGACCGATCTTGCCATTGCTAACTTTATCGCAAACTACATCATCCAAAACGATGCAGTGAACTGGGATTTTGTTACAAAACATACGCACTTTAAACGTGCTGAAACAGACATCGGTTATGGTCTACGTGACGATAATCCTCTTCAGATGAAAGCAAAACACCCTAACTCAGGTGCGCTTCACCCAATGGATTTCGAACAGTACAAAGCATCTGTTGCTGAGTACACTGTTGAAAAAGCATCGCAGATGTCGGGTGTCTCTGAAGAAAAACTAATAGAGATGGCGAAGCAATACGCAGATCCAAAAGTGAAAGTAATGTCACTTTGGACAATGGGTATGAACCAACATACTCGTGGCGTTTGGATGAACAGCCTGGTTTATAACATTCACTTGTTAACTGGTAAAATCTCTCAGCCTGGCAATAGCCCATTTTCATTAACAGGTCAGCCATCAGCTTGTGGTACAGCACGTGAAGTGGGTACATTCTCACACCGTCTGCCTGCCGATATGGTTGTCGCAAACCCTAAGCACCGTGCTATTGCAGAAAAAATCTGGAAACTGCCTGACGGTACGATTCCAGCAAAACCTGGTTACCACGCAGTACAGCAAGATCGCATGTTGAAAGACGGCAAGCTAAACGCTTACTGGGTAATGTGTAATAACAATATGCAGGCTGGTCCTAACATTAACGAAGAACGTTTACCGGGTTACCGTAACCCAGAGAACTTCATCGTATGTTCAGATCCGTACCCAACAGTGACTGCACAAGCATCTGATTTGATTTTACCTACAGCAATGTGGGTAGAAAAAGAAGGGGCTTACGGTAACGCAGAGCGTCGTACTCAAGCATGGTATCAGCAAGTTAAGTCACAAGGTGACTCAAAGTCTGATTTATGGCAGTTAATGGAGTTCTCTAAGCGCTTCAAGATTGAAGAAGTATGGGGTGAAGACTTATTAGCACAGATGCCTGAGTACCGTGGTAAAACCATGTACGAAGTATTGTTCCGTAATGGTCAGGTTGATAAGTTCCCGCTTTCAGAAGCACAAGAACTTAACGATGATGCTAAAGCACAAGGCTTCTACTTACAGAAAGGCTTGTTTGAAGAATACGCAGCATTTGGTCGTGGTCATGGTCATGATTTAGCACCGTACGATGTTTACCATCAAGTACGTGGTTTACGTTGGCCTGTTGTTGATGGAAAAGAAACACTTTGGCGTTTTGTTGAAGGATCGGATCCATATGTACCGGAAGGCGAAGGTTTTCGTTTCTACGGTAAGCCAGATGGTAAAGCAAATATCATTTTTGCACCGTTTGAACCAGCACCAGAAGAACCTGATCAAGAATATGATATGTGGCTATGTACAGGTCGTGTACTTGAACATTGGCACACAGGTACAATGACGCGTCGTGTTCCTGAGTTGTATAAAGCGGTGCCTGATGCACTTTGCTTTATCCACCCAGATGATGCGCAAAAACGTGGTTTGCGCCGTGGTGATGAAGTGCTATTGGAATCTCGCCGTGGTGAAGTTCGTTGTCGAGTAGAAACGCGAGGTCGTAATCGTCCACCCGTTGGATTGGTCTTTGTACCGTTCTTCGATGCTCGTGTTTTGGTTAATAAACTGATTTTGGATGCTACTGACCCATTGTCGAAACAGACAGACTACAAGAAGTGCCCAATTAAAATCACCAAAGTTTAA
- a CDS encoding DUF4156 domain-containing protein: MKEIYYIGLLSFLLVGCETTALHHDGKPVQVTWNDTLHMSECEPKGTIVASQGTWYNYWLLNDGDLTEAVLNNLRNIAGKLGANTIHLYAPQTFGTSVTMTANAYLCPKA, translated from the coding sequence ATGAAGGAAATATACTATATTGGCTTACTTTCTTTTTTATTAGTGGGTTGCGAAACAACCGCCTTACACCACGATGGTAAGCCAGTTCAGGTGACATGGAATGACACTCTGCATATGAGTGAATGTGAACCCAAAGGTACCATAGTGGCCTCTCAAGGTACATGGTACAACTACTGGTTATTGAACGATGGTGATTTGACAGAAGCCGTGTTGAATAATCTCAGAAATATAGCAGGGAAACTGGGTGCAAATACTATCCATTTATACGCCCCACAAACCTTTGGTACATCCGTCACGATGACTGCAAATGCTTACTTATGCCCTAAAGCGTAA
- a CDS encoding winged helix-turn-helix domain-containing protein: protein MELNPVFARRLYLALLVEHTERPNVPRLIEQTGWPRRTIQDVLKALPGIGIELTFIQDGKRHNDGYYKLSDWGPFDLQWVENREKDLITSVAC from the coding sequence ATGGAACTGAATCCAGTTTTTGCTCGCCGTCTTTATTTGGCATTACTTGTTGAGCATACCGAACGCCCAAATGTACCAAGGTTGATTGAACAAACAGGTTGGCCACGCCGTACGATTCAAGATGTATTGAAAGCTTTGCCGGGTATTGGTATCGAACTTACGTTTATTCAAGATGGTAAACGACACAATGATGGCTATTATAAGCTAAGTGATTGGGGACCTTTCGATCTGCAATGGGTTGAAAACCGAGAAAAGGATCTCATTACCTCTGTTGCTTGCTAA
- a CDS encoding nitrate reductase cytochrome c-type subunit, whose protein sequence is MKRLVLAVMTVGMLLAGAVQSAEETSAPATENHKVLDQITTNPGGIGGVESLRGASELETTRPADAFKRYPRDQGTIDSDYVYQPPLIPHTIRNYEVSLNANKCLACHSWKNAKEMGATKISVTHYETREGQVLSDVSPRRYFCQQCHVPQADAKPLVGNDFQRVDALR, encoded by the coding sequence ATGAAACGATTAGTTTTAGCAGTTATGACTGTTGGCATGTTGTTAGCTGGAGCGGTGCAAAGTGCGGAAGAAACCAGCGCACCAGCAACAGAGAATCACAAAGTTTTAGACCAAATCACGACGAACCCAGGCGGTATTGGTGGCGTTGAATCATTACGTGGTGCTAGTGAGCTAGAAACAACGCGCCCTGCAGATGCATTTAAACGTTACCCACGTGACCAAGGTACAATTGATAGCGATTACGTTTATCAGCCACCTTTGATTCCGCACACTATTCGCAATTACGAAGTGTCATTAAACGCCAATAAATGTTTAGCTTGTCACAGCTGGAAAAATGCGAAAGAAATGGGCGCAACCAAAATCAGTGTAACGCACTATGAAACACGAGAAGGCCAAGTGCTTTCAGATGTATCACCACGCCGTTACTTCTGTCAGCAATGTCACGTACCTCAAGCTGATGCTAAACCATTAGTAGGTAATGATTTCCAACGTGTTGACGCGCTGCGCTAG
- a CDS encoding NapC/NirT family cytochrome c codes for MNIIKAFWKRLRSPSKVAVGVVLLMGFMGGLLFWGAFNTGMEATNTEEFCSGCHAPIVKEIRETVHFSNRSGVRAICSDCHVPHNWTDKIVRKVQASKELFAHYITKTIDTEEKFKERRGHLAEREWHRMKENNSQECRNCHNFEYMDFSEQGPRSVKQHSTALASGEKTCVDCHKGIAHKLPDMQGVEGW; via the coding sequence ATGAACATTATAAAAGCATTCTGGAAAAGGTTGAGATCACCGAGTAAAGTGGCCGTTGGCGTTGTTTTACTTATGGGTTTCATGGGTGGCTTATTATTCTGGGGTGCATTTAACACCGGAATGGAAGCAACTAATACCGAGGAATTCTGTTCAGGTTGTCACGCACCTATCGTTAAAGAGATCCGTGAAACAGTTCACTTCTCTAATCGTTCTGGTGTACGAGCTATTTGTTCAGATTGTCACGTACCCCATAATTGGACAGATAAAATTGTACGTAAAGTTCAAGCATCAAAAGAATTGTTTGCTCATTATATAACGAAGACGATTGATACAGAAGAGAAGTTCAAAGAGCGTCGAGGTCATTTAGCGGAACGAGAATGGCATCGAATGAAAGAGAATAACTCTCAAGAATGTCGTAATTGTCATAATTTCGAGTACATGGACTTCTCTGAGCAAGGCCCACGTAGTGTGAAACAGCACTCAACGGCATTAGCATCGGGTGAGAAAACCTGTGTAGATTGTCATAAAGGTATTGCCCACAAACTGCCTGACATGCAAGGTGTAGAAGGCTGGTAA
- a CDS encoding response regulator, with translation MTCWKIMIVDDHPLMRRGIGQLLSFEPDFEMIGEASNGTDAVAMAHEKNPDLILLDLNMKGMSGLDTLNVMRAEGILASIVVLTVSDSRSDVKALVAAGADGYLLKDTEPDELISLLKQALCGGKAYSDIVREHLESNTEQDCLLSLLTDRETQILQEVAKGYRNKQIADALFISEATVKVHMKSLLKKLQVKSRTAATVLYLEAQGQ, from the coding sequence ATGACGTGTTGGAAAATAATGATAGTGGACGATCATCCACTTATGCGACGTGGTATTGGTCAATTATTAAGCTTTGAACCAGATTTTGAAATGATTGGCGAAGCAAGCAACGGAACAGATGCTGTTGCTATGGCACATGAAAAAAACCCCGATCTTATTTTGCTTGATTTGAATATGAAAGGCATGTCTGGTCTTGATACGTTAAATGTAATGCGTGCTGAAGGTATTCTTGCCAGCATCGTAGTACTAACCGTTTCAGATAGTCGCTCTGATGTGAAAGCGCTAGTCGCTGCAGGTGCTGATGGGTACTTATTGAAAGATACTGAACCCGATGAATTAATTAGCCTGCTGAAGCAAGCGTTATGCGGTGGTAAAGCTTACAGCGATATTGTTCGAGAACACTTAGAAAGTAATACAGAGCAAGATTGCCTATTAAGCTTGCTTACTGATAGAGAAACTCAAATATTACAAGAAGTTGCTAAAGGCTACCGTAATAAACAAATTGCAGATGCGCTGTTTATTTCAGAAGCGACCGTTAAAGTACATATGAAAAGTTTACTGAAAAAACTGCAAGTAAAATCACGTACAGCAGCCACTGTTTTGTATTTAGAAGCACAAGGGCAGTAA
- a CDS encoding Dyp-type peroxidase, with product MATSQPAILPDAGPFSLYVVMKVVGNKDTVIEQCKSLHQTLAVLNEQQPGADLRASIAFGQSFWSSLEKGCPADFFDFRELGKGDITAPATGGDVLLHVNSSRHDLNFYLLRRFIEPMAKEIEVLDETYGFKYLDSRDMTEFVDGTENPKTIEARSDVALIKEGDFAGGSFVMVQRFIHNLPAWNRLSIQAQEKVIGRTKPDSIELDDVPAASHVGRVDIKEEGKGLKIVRHSLPYGSVTGEHGLLFIAYCSGQHNFNVMLESMYGESDGKSDQMLRFTKAVTGAYFFAPSVEMLDSL from the coding sequence ATGGCTACCTCACAACCTGCAATCTTGCCAGACGCTGGCCCTTTTTCCCTTTATGTTGTTATGAAGGTTGTAGGAAATAAAGATACGGTTATTGAACAATGTAAATCATTGCATCAAACCCTAGCGGTATTAAATGAACAACAACCAGGTGCCGATCTTCGTGCGAGCATTGCTTTTGGCCAGTCGTTTTGGTCGTCGCTAGAAAAAGGTTGCCCTGCTGATTTTTTTGATTTTCGTGAATTAGGCAAGGGGGATATTACTGCACCAGCAACGGGTGGTGATGTTCTTTTACATGTTAACTCTAGCCGTCATGATTTGAATTTTTATCTGCTTCGTCGTTTTATTGAACCTATGGCAAAAGAGATCGAAGTACTGGATGAAACGTATGGTTTCAAATATCTAGATTCACGTGATATGACTGAATTTGTAGATGGTACTGAGAATCCAAAAACAATTGAAGCGCGCAGTGATGTTGCCTTAATTAAAGAAGGTGACTTTGCAGGTGGTAGCTTTGTTATGGTTCAGCGTTTCATTCATAACCTTCCTGCATGGAATCGCTTAAGTATTCAAGCGCAAGAAAAAGTCATTGGTCGTACTAAACCTGATTCGATCGAACTTGATGATGTACCAGCAGCGTCACATGTTGGTCGTGTTGATATTAAAGAAGAAGGTAAAGGGTTAAAGATTGTTCGTCATAGCCTGCCATATGGCTCTGTAACGGGTGAGCATGGTTTACTTTTCATTGCCTATTGTTCTGGTCAACATAACTTCAATGTGATGTTAGAGAGCATGTACGGTGAATCTGACGGTAAGTCAGATCAAATGTTGCGGTTTACTAAAGCAGTAACAGGCGCCTACTTCTTTGCACCATCAGTCGAGATGTTAGATAGCTTATAA